A window from Dehalococcoidia bacterium encodes these proteins:
- a CDS encoding sigma-70 family RNA polymerase sigma factor, translated as MDGPRAAGLPPGAVAGARRVAPDGSEPAPDARTPSQTVQHDERELVSRAQSGDAVALGALYDTHYPRVYGYIRYKLGNQEDAEDLAQETFIRMLDALDRYEQRGAPFRAWLMQIAANLVRDHYRRRGAAGTPIGVDVGDLDLIGEGDPAETMAMQFALEEVTGALPLLTETEREILLLRYAADLSIAETAAAANKTENNVKQLTFKALTKLRKALAENDARAERA; from the coding sequence ATGGACGGACCACGCGCCGCCGGTCTTCCGCCAGGCGCCGTCGCCGGCGCCAGGCGGGTGGCACCGGACGGCAGCGAGCCCGCCCCGGACGCCCGCACGCCGTCCCAGACCGTGCAGCACGACGAGCGCGAACTGGTTTCACGGGCGCAGTCCGGTGATGCCGTTGCGTTGGGCGCGCTGTACGACACGCATTACCCGCGGGTGTACGGCTACATCCGCTACAAGCTGGGAAACCAGGAAGATGCCGAGGATCTCGCCCAGGAAACGTTCATACGCATGTTGGACGCGCTCGATCGCTACGAACAGCGCGGCGCGCCGTTCCGGGCGTGGCTGATGCAGATCGCGGCCAATCTGGTACGCGACCACTACCGGCGCCGCGGCGCTGCCGGCACACCGATCGGCGTGGACGTGGGCGATCTGGATCTGATCGGCGAGGGCGATCCGGCGGAGACCATGGCCATGCAGTTCGCCTTGGAGGAAGTTACCGGGGCGCTGCCGCTGCTCACCGAGACGGAGCGCGAGATCCTGCTGCTGCGTTACGCGGCCGACCTGAGCATTGCGGAGACGGCGGCGGCGGCGAACAAGACGGAGAACAACGTCAAGCAGTTGACGTTCAAGGCGCTGACGAAGCTGCGCAAGGCGCTGGCGGAGAACGATGCTCGGGCTGAGCGGGCGTAG
- a CDS encoding DUF5667 domain-containing protein — MLGLSGRSRERRLAEALAASLDAVRAGTASVDDCLRRYPAFAAELEPLLRTAARLQVLSRIAPSEEARFAGRAAFLQAAAQRRQPATITPRPVVHRRPWIAFAPAAVAAALFAAIAIPVVGSMDTGSTPGDWNYGFKRATERIRLAITTDPGQRRLLRLEFAARRLDEIERLNATGHVASQRSDVIAVIHDYQADIAQVTASTQSAGALPAAQKDQFVNVTVKATDVLSQVQQSVPPSDPVNSAAQNAKDETGAAATVAQAVPTTTPRSAGNPPSPTRSPATAAVTATQNATPATVVTTPPPTASAATPPPGTGTPASTGTPSGTGTPAATGTASGTSTVVSGSATAAPTPVPTREAPVLAPILLTPANTAVSPAASTPSSTPVRTPSPPPASSTPASAPPASGTPEPAVVAANPARTPLPAALAPAGGSPPPTTAAEPTPARTSTSSVPTPVGTRASTVLPPVTGSTTLGAGANVFKYAGEAASLDQITASLGGQLVVVWYVNAQQTSSSWYPGTPAPTIGPGTLLTIVTRGPAVLAAPGTLLSAGR, encoded by the coding sequence ATGCTCGGGCTGAGCGGGCGTAGCCGGGAACGGCGGTTGGCCGAGGCGTTGGCCGCGTCGCTGGACGCGGTGCGCGCCGGCACGGCCTCCGTCGACGACTGCCTGCGCCGCTATCCCGCGTTCGCGGCCGAGCTGGAGCCGCTGCTGCGCACCGCGGCGCGCCTGCAGGTGTTGAGCCGCATCGCGCCGTCCGAGGAGGCGCGGTTCGCCGGGCGCGCCGCGTTCCTGCAGGCCGCGGCGCAGCGCCGCCAGCCCGCGACGATCACGCCGCGACCCGTCGTGCACCGGCGCCCCTGGATCGCCTTCGCGCCGGCCGCCGTCGCGGCCGCGCTGTTCGCGGCGATCGCCATCCCCGTGGTCGGCTCAATGGACACCGGCTCGACGCCCGGTGACTGGAACTACGGCTTCAAGCGGGCCACGGAGCGCATCCGCCTCGCTATCACCACCGATCCGGGCCAGCGCCGGCTGCTGCGCCTCGAGTTTGCCGCGCGGCGGTTGGACGAAATCGAGCGGCTCAACGCTACCGGGCACGTCGCCTCGCAGCGCTCCGACGTGATCGCGGTGATCCATGACTACCAGGCGGACATCGCGCAGGTGACGGCCAGCACGCAGTCCGCCGGAGCGCTGCCCGCCGCGCAAAAGGATCAGTTCGTCAACGTCACCGTCAAGGCGACCGATGTGCTCAGCCAGGTGCAGCAGAGCGTGCCACCCTCCGACCCGGTGAACAGCGCGGCGCAGAACGCGAAGGACGAGACCGGTGCGGCGGCCACGGTGGCGCAGGCGGTACCCACGACCACGCCCAGATCGGCCGGCAACCCGCCGAGCCCGACGCGCTCGCCCGCGACCGCTGCCGTGACCGCCACACAGAACGCCACGCCCGCTACTGTCGTCACCACGCCGCCGCCGACCGCGTCCGCCGCCACACCGCCGCCGGGCACCGGCACGCCGGCCAGCACGGGCACGCCGTCCGGAACCGGCACACCCGCCGCTACGGGGACGGCGAGCGGCACCTCGACCGTCGTGAGCGGGTCGGCCACCGCGGCGCCGACCCCCGTGCCCACGCGCGAGGCGCCGGTGCTGGCGCCAATCCTGCTCACGCCGGCGAACACGGCGGTAAGCCCGGCCGCGAGCACGCCGTCGAGCACGCCTGTGCGCACGCCCAGCCCGCCGCCCGCGAGCAGCACCCCGGCGAGCGCGCCGCCCGCGAGCGGTACGCCGGAGCCGGCGGTGGTGGCGGCGAACCCGGCGCGCACACCGCTGCCCGCGGCGCTGGCGCCGGCCGGCGGTTCGCCGCCGCCCACCACCGCTGCGGAGCCGACGCCGGCTCGTACCTCCACGTCGTCCGTGCCGACTCCGGTTGGCACACGTGCCTCGACGGTGCTGCCGCCCGTCACGGGCAGCACCACGCTCGGCGCCGGCGCGAACGTCTTCAAGTACGCCGGCGAGGCGGCGAGCCTGGATCAGATCACGGCATCGCTGGGCGGCCAGCTCGTCGTCGTCTGGTACGTGAACGCGCAGCAGACGAGCAGCAGTTGGTATCCCGGCACACCCGCGCCGACGATTGGGCCCGGTACGCTGCTCACGATCGTCACGCGCGGCCCCGCCGTGCTGGCGGCGCCGGGCACGCTGCTCTCTGCAGGACGCTGA
- a CDS encoding ATP-binding protein: protein MALPDDTGVTFSAEPLPEASSALAPAAGAGDPDCPQCAGIGFVRRAVAFGHPDFGRAIPCVCVLSEHDDERQDRLQRYSNLGALARQSFATLLPRGRSPEPSHQERFARALADAERFAEQPEGWIAFVGESGTGKTHLAAAITNRLIEQGVPVFFSVVPDLLDHLRAAYAPASELPYDRLFETVRSAPVLVLDALGTQFSTPWAEEKLFQILNHRYNAQTPTVFTCSAPLDELDERLRTRLSDPSLTRVHVLEDGPGQGRGLPDALSLPLVRGMTFASFNYKPAPPQISEQVSRGLQRVLLAARNFAEHPEGWLVLLGETGSGKTHLAAAIAHALREQRRLARFVVVPDLLDHLRAAMHAEDGVRRDVVEEIRTAPFLVLDDLGVHSATNWAQEKLYQILNYRYNARLATVITISGSLDALPRAWVSRMYDDKVSMIMEIQAPDYRGLQRAARQEPARRRRPS, encoded by the coding sequence GTGGCCTTGCCGGACGATACTGGCGTCACGTTCAGCGCTGAGCCGCTGCCGGAGGCGTCGTCGGCGCTGGCGCCGGCCGCGGGCGCGGGCGATCCGGACTGCCCGCAGTGCGCCGGCATTGGCTTCGTGCGCCGCGCCGTGGCCTTCGGCCACCCCGATTTCGGCCGCGCAATCCCCTGTGTCTGCGTGCTGAGCGAGCACGACGACGAGCGCCAGGACCGGCTGCAGCGCTACAGCAACCTCGGCGCCCTCGCCCGCCAGAGCTTCGCCACGCTGCTGCCGCGCGGCCGCAGCCCTGAGCCATCGCATCAAGAACGCTTTGCCCGCGCCCTGGCCGACGCGGAGCGCTTCGCCGAGCAGCCGGAGGGCTGGATCGCCTTCGTCGGCGAGAGCGGCACGGGCAAGACACACCTGGCCGCCGCGATCACCAACCGGTTGATCGAGCAGGGCGTGCCCGTCTTCTTCAGCGTCGTGCCCGACCTGCTGGATCACCTGCGCGCCGCCTACGCGCCGGCCAGCGAGCTGCCTTACGACCGGCTGTTCGAGACGGTGCGCTCGGCGCCGGTGCTCGTCCTGGACGCGCTGGGGACGCAGTTCAGCACGCCCTGGGCGGAGGAGAAGCTCTTCCAGATCCTCAACCATCGCTACAACGCCCAGACGCCGACCGTCTTCACCTGCTCGGCGCCATTGGACGAGCTGGACGAACGGCTGCGCACCCGCCTCTCCGATCCGTCGCTCACGCGCGTGCACGTGCTGGAAGACGGGCCGGGCCAGGGACGCGGCCTGCCGGACGCGCTCTCGCTGCCGCTGGTGCGCGGCATGACCTTCGCCAGCTTCAACTACAAACCGGCGCCGCCGCAGATCAGCGAGCAGGTCTCGCGCGGCCTGCAGCGCGTGCTGCTGGCGGCGCGCAACTTCGCGGAGCATCCCGAGGGCTGGCTGGTGCTGCTGGGCGAGACAGGCAGCGGCAAGACGCACCTGGCCGCGGCGATCGCCCATGCCCTGCGCGAACAGCGCCGCCTCGCCCGCTTCGTCGTCGTGCCGGATCTGCTCGACCACCTGCGCGCCGCCATGCACGCCGAAGACGGCGTGCGCCGCGACGTGGTGGAGGAGATCCGCACGGCGCCGTTCCTGGTCCTGGACGACCTGGGCGTGCACAGCGCCACCAACTGGGCGCAGGAGAAGCTCTACCAGATCCTGAATTACCGCTACAACGCGCGCCTGGCGACGGTGATCACGATCTCGGGCTCGCTCGACGCGCTGCCGCGGGCCTGGGTCTCGCGCATGTATGACGACAAGGTCTCGATGATCATGGAGATCCAGGCGCCGGACTACCGCGGCCTGCAACGCGCGGCGCGGCAGGAACCGGCGCGACGGCGGCGGCCCTCATAA
- a CDS encoding DnaD domain protein: MAEPAGGTVGRGGFPEGARATPVPSLFFSDVLPAIDDEAELLVTLYAFYLLGRKRPASRFFVESELRAEAPLLRALDRLAGGADEALRRGLAAAVRRGTLLRAVSRRDGKSVDLFALHSPAGLELLRGVAGLDAVEPAGGVIEAITGPLPNIFALYEANIGVISPLLAEQLREAERELPWPWIEAAFREAVALNRRNWRYIERILERWRSEGPDLEALRRTAEGESRGLAGRYWRHVQR, from the coding sequence GTGGCGGAGCCGGCGGGCGGCACGGTCGGGCGCGGGGGCTTTCCCGAAGGGGCGCGCGCCACGCCGGTGCCCAGTCTCTTCTTCAGCGACGTACTGCCGGCGATCGACGATGAGGCCGAGCTGCTGGTCACCCTCTACGCCTTCTACCTGCTCGGCAGAAAGCGGCCGGCGAGCCGTTTCTTTGTGGAGAGCGAGCTGCGCGCCGAGGCGCCGTTGCTGCGGGCGCTCGACCGCCTGGCGGGCGGCGCGGACGAGGCGCTGCGCCGTGGCCTGGCGGCGGCCGTGCGGCGCGGTACGCTCCTGCGCGCGGTCAGCCGCCGCGACGGCAAGAGCGTGGACCTGTTCGCCCTGCATTCGCCCGCGGGGCTGGAGCTGCTGCGCGGTGTGGCCGGTTTGGACGCGGTCGAACCCGCGGGCGGCGTGATCGAGGCGATCACGGGGCCGCTGCCGAATATCTTCGCGCTGTACGAGGCGAACATCGGCGTGATCTCGCCGCTGCTTGCCGAGCAACTGCGCGAGGCCGAGCGTGAGTTGCCCTGGCCGTGGATCGAGGCGGCGTTCCGCGAGGCGGTGGCGCTGAACCGGCGCAACTGGCGCTATATTGAACGCATCCTGGAACGTTGGCGGAGCGAAGGGCCAGACCTTGAGGCGCTTAGAAGAACTGCTGAAGGCGAGAGCCGTGGCCTTGCCGGACGATACTGGCGTCACGTTCAGCGCTGA
- the dnaB gene encoding replicative DNA helicase → MVTEKLPPHDVAAEEAIVASIMVSDEAIYQVAPIVRPDDFFRERNAWIYDAGLALWQRNDPINQITLANELHSQGRLEAIGGSAYLARLTTDLPTAVGVEYYARIVARDSIYRRLMTAGQQIAQMAWEGGPELDSVMARAENLLMAVRSAQGVADFQHIQDLLNQFLADVHAEETETADSIAYLRTGFPALDTYLGGLHRSDLVIVAARPGLGKTSLAVTMARNAAVAQDAKVAIFSLEMSSDQLAIRMLSAESGVEASRLLLLGHLREDEEREIMDSVGRLSALGIYIDDTAALTVAELRSRARRLKHEKGLNLIIVDYLQLMHSGFTGGQENRVQEISFISRSLKQLARELDVPVLACAQLSRAVESRTPHIPMLSDLRESGSIEQDADVVMFIYREDAYMRKDDWQDAHPDQPGRSYPTGIASIIIAKHRNGPTGQVDLRFHSRTTKFEDLHLRD, encoded by the coding sequence GTGGTCACCGAGAAGCTGCCGCCCCATGACGTGGCCGCCGAAGAGGCGATCGTCGCCTCGATCATGGTCAGCGACGAGGCGATCTACCAGGTCGCCCCGATCGTGCGGCCGGACGACTTCTTCCGCGAGCGCAACGCCTGGATCTACGACGCCGGCCTCGCGCTCTGGCAGCGCAACGATCCGATCAACCAGATCACGCTGGCCAACGAGCTGCACAGCCAGGGCCGGCTGGAGGCGATCGGCGGCTCCGCCTATCTCGCCCGCCTCACCACCGATCTGCCCACCGCCGTCGGCGTCGAGTACTACGCCCGCATCGTCGCGCGCGACTCGATCTACCGCCGCCTGATGACCGCCGGCCAGCAGATCGCGCAGATGGCCTGGGAGGGCGGGCCGGAGCTCGACTCCGTGATGGCGCGGGCCGAAAACCTGCTGATGGCCGTGCGCTCGGCCCAGGGCGTGGCCGACTTTCAGCACATCCAGGACCTGCTCAACCAGTTCCTCGCCGATGTGCACGCCGAGGAGACGGAAACCGCCGACTCGATCGCCTACCTGCGCACCGGCTTCCCCGCGCTCGATACCTACCTTGGCGGCCTGCACCGCTCCGACCTGGTGATCGTCGCCGCACGGCCGGGCCTCGGCAAAACCAGCCTGGCCGTGACGATGGCGCGCAACGCCGCCGTGGCCCAGGACGCGAAAGTCGCGATCTTCTCGTTGGAAATGTCCAGCGACCAGCTCGCGATCCGTATGCTCTCGGCCGAATCCGGCGTGGAGGCGAGCCGCCTGCTCTTGCTGGGCCATCTGCGCGAGGACGAAGAGCGCGAAATCATGGACAGCGTCGGGCGGCTCTCCGCGCTGGGCATCTACATCGACGACACGGCGGCGCTCACCGTTGCCGAGCTGCGCTCGCGCGCCCGCCGGCTGAAGCACGAGAAGGGCCTGAACCTGATCATCGTGGACTATCTGCAGCTCATGCACTCCGGCTTCACCGGCGGCCAGGAGAACCGCGTGCAGGAGATCAGCTTCATCTCACGCTCGCTCAAGCAGCTTGCCCGCGAGCTGGACGTGCCGGTGCTCGCCTGCGCCCAGCTCTCGCGCGCCGTCGAGTCGCGGACACCGCACATCCCCATGCTCAGCGACCTGCGCGAATCCGGCAGCATCGAGCAGGACGCCGACGTCGTCATGTTCATCTACCGTGAAGACGCGTACATGCGCAAAGACGACTGGCAGGACGCGCATCCCGACCAGCCGGGCCGCTCATACCCGACGGGCATCGCCTCGATCATCATCGCCAAGCACCGCAACGGTCCCACCGGCCAGGTGGATCTGCGCTTCCACAGCCGCACGACAAAGTTCGAAGACCTGCACCTGCGTGATTAG
- the rplI gene encoding 50S ribosomal protein L9: MKVVFLESIPNGPRVGDVKDVKNGYARNFLLPRGVALPASNAAIERAQAAMRREERRQVALDTDASKLRERIGDQPFVLRARVGETGRLYGSVTAADIAEAIDARAGTEIDRRTIELGEPIRQVGDYTIHIRLTRNVGADVQVHVRGENDEGPAHYQQAPAVPAAAAPPAESPADAPQLDETNELDEEEA, from the coding sequence ATGAAGGTTGTGTTCCTCGAATCGATTCCCAATGGGCCGCGTGTGGGCGACGTGAAGGACGTGAAGAACGGCTACGCCCGCAACTTCCTGCTGCCGCGCGGCGTGGCGCTGCCGGCGTCGAACGCCGCGATCGAGCGCGCCCAGGCCGCCATGCGCCGCGAAGAGCGCCGCCAGGTGGCGCTCGACACCGACGCCTCGAAGCTGCGGGAGCGCATCGGCGACCAGCCGTTCGTGCTGCGCGCCCGCGTGGGCGAAACCGGCCGCCTCTATGGCTCGGTCACGGCCGCCGACATCGCCGAGGCGATCGATGCCCGCGCCGGCACCGAGATCGACCGCCGCACGATCGAGCTGGGCGAGCCGATCCGCCAGGTGGGCGACTACACGATTCACATCCGCCTCACGCGCAACGTCGGCGCCGACGTGCAGGTGCACGTCCGCGGTGAGAACGACGAAGGGCCGGCCCACTACCAGCAGGCGCCGGCCGTGCCGGCTGCCGCGGCGCCGCCGGCCGAATCCCCGGCCGATGCACCCCAGCTTGACGAAACCAACGAGCTGGATGAGGAAGAAGCGTAG